The following proteins are co-located in the Castanea sativa cultivar Marrone di Chiusa Pesio chromosome 8, ASM4071231v1 genome:
- the LOC142606225 gene encoding uncharacterized protein LOC142606225 translates to MGLVVVSPEKIIIEKFLRLGFLAMNNEAEYEALLVGMAMVLKMGGNTLEVFSDSRLVVGQVKGELEARDLRMLEYLNQVKHLQPGFNSFSSQQIPRSRNTHVDSLATLATSSAQSLPWFILVEDQCRPTEKKEEKVHIHQIRVRPSWMDPIVLFLKDNILLEEIRGKSLWFN, encoded by the coding sequence aTGGGGCTAGTTGTAGTGTCCCCTGAGAAAATCATCATTGAAAAATTCTTAAGGTTAGGCTTCTTGGCCATGaacaatgaggctgagtatgaggcCTTGTTGGTAGGAATGGCTATGGTTCTGAAGATGGGAGGAAATACATTGGAGGTATTTTCAGACTCAAGATTGGTTGTAGGCCAAGTAAAGGGAGAACTAGAAGCCAGGGATTTGAGAATGCTAGAATACCTGAACCAGGTTAAGCACCTGCAACCAGGTTTTAACTCTTTTTCGTCACAGCAAATCCCTAGAAGCAGAAATACGCATGTTGATTCTCTTGCCACTCTCGCTACCTCCTCAGCACAGAGTTTGCCTTGGTTTATCTTGGTTGAGGATCAATGTAGACCCACCGAGAAGAAGGAGGAGAAGGTCCATATTCACCAGATTAGGGTgagacctagttggatggatcctattgtgTTGTTTCTTAAGGATAACATCTTACTCGAGGAGATCAGAGGGAAATCACTATGGTTCAATTAG